One window of the Manihot esculenta cultivar AM560-2 chromosome 14, M.esculenta_v8, whole genome shotgun sequence genome contains the following:
- the LOC110631038 gene encoding thymidylate kinase, which produces MKCASSFTLSKALNFGSLAARSLNSYISFPLKCSIRTVRMESNDNNGIVKVNDGGPRGAFVVLEGLDRSGKTSQSSKLLSFLEGLGHPTELWRFPDRTTSIGQMISAYLSNQSQLDDHTIHLLYSANRWEKSSLMETQLKSGTTLIVDRYSYSGVAFSSAKGLDFEWCKAPEIGLLAPDLVLYLDIPPEKAAERGGYGGERYEKLEFQRKVAECYQALRDPSWKIIDGCQPMEEIQKQFQEIVLDHVSACKKGRPLSHLW; this is translated from the exons ATGAAATGTGCATCCTCCTTTACACTTTCTAAGGCTTT aaattttggcAGTTTAGCAGCAAGGTCACTGAATTCCTACATCAGTTTCCCCTTGAAGTGTTCTATTAGGACAGTAAGAATGGAAAGCAATGATAATAATGGCATTGTAAAGGTTAATGATGGTGGTCCAAGAGGTGCATTCGTAGTTCTAGAAGGTTTGGATCGCAGTGGAAAGACTTCACAATCTAGCAAGTTACTCTCTTTCTTGGAGGGACTAGGGCATCCGACTGAGTTATGGCGTTTTCCTGATAGGACAACTAGCATTGGACAGATGATATCTGCTTATCtctcaaatcaatctcaattgGATGATCACACAATCCATCTTCTATACAGTGCAAATCGGTGGGAAAAGAG ttcattgatggaaactCAACTGAAAAGTGGAACTACTCTCATTGTTGATCGATATTCTTATTCTGGTGTTGCTTTCTCATCTGCCAAAGGACTTGATTTTGAATGGTGTAAG GCTCCCGAGATTGGACTGCTGGCTCCAGATCTTGTACTGTACCTTGACATACCACCTGAG AAAGCTGCAGAAAGAGGAGGCTATGGTGGTGAAAGATACGAGAAACTTGAATTCCAGAGGAAAGTTGCTGAATGCTATCAGGCCCTCCGAGATCCCTCTTGGAAG ATTATAGATGGGTGCCAACCTATGGAAGAGATTCAAAAACAATTCCAAGAGATTGTGTTGGATCATGTTTCAGCATGTAAAAAGGGGAGACCCCTTTCTCATCTCTGGTAA